The following is a genomic window from Labeo rohita strain BAU-BD-2019 chromosome 15, IGBB_LRoh.1.0, whole genome shotgun sequence.
tatataaataatattaaaataacactggcgCATTGCTTAATTGATACATTATTATAGTTTGTGTTAATAATTCATAACATTTAATACttgaataatgaaatattatttttgttttgttttttaatttaatttaaaattttagtaattgtattttttattaagtatattttatattctatatataaaatattaaaataacactggcacGTTGTTCAattgatatattattatagtttgtgttaatatttcataacatttagtacttgaataatgaaatattttttagtaattgtatttttttttattttcattcttttttagtatctaaaaataaaacctactttaaaatattaataaatattatatatatatatatatatatatatatatacacacatatatacatatatatatgtatatgtgtatatatattttatatatatatgtgtatatatgtgtatatatatatatatatatatatatatacatatatatatatatatatatatatatatatatatatatatatacacatatatatatatatatatatatataaaataataaaataacactggcacATTGctcaatttatatattattatagtttgtGTTAACATTTCATAgcatttaatatttgaataattaaatatttgttttctgttttcactttaatttaatttaaagttttaatagttttgttgttgttttttagttttcattcttttttaaaaaaatatgtaaaaataaaacctaatttaaaatattaataaatatttcggTATCATTGATATACTGTTATAGTCTGTGTTAGTATttgataatatttattatttgattaattagatactatttttacattttctgttttcactgtaattttagttaaagttttagtaattgtattgtgttatttatttttattctttttatgtatctaaataattttaataaacttttattcattatttttagttgaaaaaatggaaatgttgcctttgcaactatcaaataaaataagttaacttttttcagttaatgtttattttatttccgttagctaaaatatatattttaatagctttagttttagtttaatataaTAACCCTGGTATGCACTCACTTAAAGACACTCACCTCGAAATGCGATTGTAAACATATAAAGACAAGCATGTTTATTCTCTCTTTTTGTGCTTAATGTGTTAATATGTCTCTCTTCCTCTAGCTGGTACATAATTTATGGTCACGAGCTCATTTGGAAGAACAGAGAGCCGCTGGTGAAACTGTGGCATGACTTCAGAACGAGAGGACCGGGCACTGGCGGCAATGGCGGCAATGGCTCGATTTAGAGCATTGCATCATGGGTAGAAACTGAGCAGGTGACacggagaaaaaaaacaagtttgagAAACGGACACAGACGTGCTGACACAGATATTCATGCACTTGAAGCTCACATCCTGTTGTTTATTCTGTGAGAATGTCAGGGTGAGGTCCGTTTCAGTCACAGTGAGTCACGGTAGTATTACTGTGATGTCATTAAGCTCCGcctctgattttaaaatttaatctgAGTAGCTCCACCCACTTGGCTAGAAATGCAAATCGATCTGGAGGGGGCGGGGCTTCGTCACACAGGTCTAAGGTCGATATATACGTCTCAGTGACACTCGACATTATGTACAGAAACTTACATGTTTAAAATAGACTGTAATtgtcattttgaaaaataaaattattatttaaaattctgcTTTCGCCGTCGTCAGAAATGACCAGGTGCCAgctttagttttctttgcaaTATTTGCGTGTGATATGTTCTGCTTGCCTTTTGTTTACCTTCTAGGTTTCAGATGAGACTTTGGTCCTTGTTAAATGTGAATGATTAACCAGGTGTCTCTATAACACACACCTGTGCTATATGTCTCATCAGTAGAAACCGTTTCAGTGTTGTTTTCTCAGATCGAACAAAGTTCAGTAACAGTCATAGTATCATAATGGCTCATGAACAATGAGTGTGTTTTCCACTTCCTCGTGCTTTTATGAAGTCAGTGTATCGCTCGTCTCTTCCTGTTTCCCAGTTATCACTTGTTAACTTCCATCCCATcgttctgtttttttcccatcTCTGAGTCACACGTCACTCGTCTTAtggttttgtttaattaattacacagtTTCGGTTTCATGAAGAAAATTCCAGGGcatatttcattttagaaatatattttctgaaaataaaataaaacctaatatTAGAAAATGAGGCTTTGTTTGACAATTTGGCAGAGTTCCTCCCTGAATTGAAAGCAGTTCATAatgtgaagacatttataatgttacaaaatatttctatttcaactaaatgctgttcttttgaacgttCTGTTCGTTAAAGAATTCTAAAAGATAAAATGTATCgcagtttccacaaaatgttACTATggcaataatcagaaatgtttcttgagaagaaaattagcatattagaatgatttctgaagaatcatgcgtcgctgaagactggagtaatgacgctgaaaattcagctttgatcacagaaataaattacattttaacagatgttcacattgaaaacagctattggaaattgtaataatatttgacagttttactgtatttttttattaaattaatgcagccctgagcagaaaaaaaacctttttttttctaatttcattttaaagtacttGGGGAAGTAAAGCCTCGTGTTGTGTTTGTTGATAACGGTGTAATGGTGTCCTGTAAAGTGTGTGAAACAGACGAACGACCCTGAATCAAGAGATGAGTCTCATCTGGAAAGAACGTcacctgtctgtctctctttgcCCCCTTTTTCTGTTTTGAAGCGGGTTTGATTTTTCAGGGTTATTGACCTAAAGCCAATATTAACACAGTGACACTCACCCATCACTGCTGACTTACATATAGACTGGAAACCCTGTTCACAAGCCACATTTTAGGGGGAAACCTAACTAAATTATTCTTCATTATTAGGTCATTGGGAGCCGAACAGGTGCGTAGCAATTTCTGATTGTCTTTCACTTTTCAATTGATAAATATTTGTCAGATGTTGATGTGAAGTCAAACTAAATTATGCAGAAGCAGTTCATGTTAACATCACTTTAAATGGTGCCCCaagatgtttttgtctttacAACTTCTGTTTTAATTAGTCATTAAGTAGTAAactaaagtaaaactaaaaccataaaaatcttttgttacttgaaataaaatgaaaactgattttatttcagccaGTTGCCAAgccaatatttttctttttcatgtaGTTAAACCTGATaataactaaaactgcaataaaaaataataaattaaaagctatattttatattatatatatatatatatatatatatatatatataaatgaatgtcaaaaacacaactaaattactaaaacttacactaaaattaaaatgagaaactaattcaaaatgttaataaaaactataatattatctcaatgattttaaagtaacattGGTTCCTTAATGGCTTTATCAGTCATTATGAGTGAATCCAAAATAGGCTTTTTAAGCATGTTATTTGATAGATAAATTAAGTTAAACACCACACGATTTGCTTTTATTTCACAAGAGTTTGAAGTCCAATGTTTGACCAGTCACATCTGAATTTCCCACTGTAGAAATACTTAAACATTCTTCAGTGATATTAATAGTTTCATTTAGAATCACATCAGTTTTTTTGGAAGAGTTTGTGACTCTTTATGAAACTTAAAAGAGTCATAAAACCCTTAAACACTTTATTGTggaagtgtttgttttttcctgtttaaataaagttaaagaaatttaaaaaactattttcagctatttgaaaatctggaatctgatgatgcaaaaaaataaaaatattgagaaaattacctttaaagtccaaatgaagctcttagcaatgcatattactaatcaaaaattaagttttgatatattcacgggaggaaatttacaaaatattttcatggaacatgatctttactttttttttttgacccatacaatgtatttttggctattgctacaaatttacccatgcgacttaagactggttttgtggttcagagtCACATATTTAGTGTAAAATCTAAATTGTAATAGATGTTTGGGGCTTCACTAATATTTCTATcaaattagaaaatattttaccCCCTTAAGGTAAGATACTGCATGTAAAATCACTGTACCTTCAgttatattctgaaggtttttataaAGCAGTGTGTTCTGGTGCTTCAAAGAACCCAGAATCCAATATTCTCATGTGCATATActtatatacacattaaatgatcaagcagcaaaacaagctgttttgtacagttaaaaatagctggacgcggatgagaccggaagtcaGACCCACAAAATTTACGAATGGCCGCGCACACTCATATGGGACTAATATAGTGGATATTACATccaaaactgttgttttctaAACCTATgaaccattaaaaaattaaaatttttaaaatacagttctggccaaaagttttcatacacctgcggaatctgcaaaatgttaaatattttaccaaaataagagagatcatgcaaaatgcattttattattttatgtagtactgtCATGAGTAAGATATTTAACTTAAAAGATGCtgacatgtagtccacaagacaaaatacaaattctttggttttccagcatcctttgcatatttgaactctttccagcagtgactatgattctgagatccatcttttcacactgatgacaaaTGAGGGACTAATATGCAAATTTAATACAAGATTCAGACAGTCATTGGTGCGCCAGAAGATTAGACTATGTATTAAGatccagggggtgaaaacttttggaactTTAGGATCAAGACaagttttttcttattttgtattctgggaaatatgtaagtatgttctgtagcttctaaagagcaataatatatataaaaaaaacatgatgtatgaacaaaataagaaaaatgtacacatcagcatcatgttcaaaagttttcacccccatctGTTGATGCATGTATCATCAGGAAGCTTTTGTGtagacatcttttatgtaaaatatcttgttcaggatggtactaaataaaaaacaacatgcattttgtatgatccctcttattttggtcaaataattcacatttcGCAGTGTAGATCAAATTTTGACCACATGTGTTTTTCTGTGAATAGTCTGATAAATGTGACTCTTCTCAGAATCTCTCGTTCAGGATGGCATCGACGGTGTTGCAACTGGTTGGACTGTTTCTGGGAATCGTGGGCTGGTGTTTGGAGTCCAGCTCCACAAACTCAGCCGTGTGGAAGAAAGCTAGTCACGGAGATGCAGTGGTGACGGCCAGCTCTCGGTTTGAAGGACTGTGGCTGTCGTGTGCGTCTACCTCGCTCGGATCTGTTCAGTGCCAGAAATTCAAGACCATTCTGGGACTTCCAGGTGGGACGCGCACCCGCTGCACTCGATGTGGCCTTCGCTCACATTACGTCATGCTGCATGATGGTTTCAGTGATACGGTATCATGACGGTTTTACTGGAGCTCTGTGGCTCAATCCTGTGACAAAAGGAGGTTATACTAGTCATAAAAACTCATAAAACACTCCCACACACCTTTACTCTAGAGTACGGTACAGTTTTCTGCAATTTTATTCAGGCATTATTATTCAGAATTTAAAAACTAACTTCTTTTCAGTTCATGAGttggaatttgaatttgaacaaTCCCCAGGAAGCTAAATTGGAATTTGAATTAAAGGAGATAGAATTAACTAAAGAATTTAGAAGTTAAAGATGTATCAATGTTttatatcagtgttgttattgtcagctaaaactaaaaccattttcTAGTTATTAAGCAATAAATTATAAAGCAATTATTGAATTAAagtcataaaattaaaaatgaatgaaaataaaatataatataaatattggatgaaaaacttgtgtgaaaatcagAAAGGTTGCTTggaaactaattaaaataatttttaagaaaaactagTTACTCCAACTAAAATGGAAATTAAACgtaattaaagttaaatatatttttaaacctaaaaatgacactaaaaatctaattttttttttttaagtactacAGTTACTgccactaaaactgaaattgaatgaaatttaagttaaatatattttcaaacttaataaaaacaaaacccaGAACATAATAACTaaaactcaaattaaaatgaaaataaataaatgaataaaatactaaaatggaaataaaacatatattcaaCAGAAATAAGatgaatatatttacaaaattactaaaactaaaattaaaatgattatttaaaattatataaaaattatattataaaatcaataaaaattatataaaatcaataaaaatctaaaatataaatataatataaatataaaaatcaataatttaagTACTACAGTTACTGAAACCAAAATTAAAGTAGaacaaaatttaagttttatatatatatgtatatatatatatatatatatatatatatatatatatatattcaaattattaataattattaattaataaaagatATAATTATGGTAATTATAGATAACTcaaactaaaacaattaaataaaaaaactaatgttaactgaaataaaacatttttgaaaacttaaaaactttttacGTTTTTGTGTAGTTTAAAGTACTAGAAGTACCaaatttaaaactaataaaaaaatattattactaagaattattattaattacaaaaacttttacTAAACCAAAttcggaaaaaaacagaaaatataaaaataaagaacaaattAAACTGTAACAAACTATAAGAGTATGacataatagaaataataacaaattaagtACAAACTGATTTGTTGGCCTGTAAGACATGAAAAACCTTCAAGGCTTCTTTAACTTTCAGACAAGACTTTAAGCCATCATTCAAAGTTCATCTTGATAAACCTTTCTTTGTCTAGTTAAAACTGACCCTTGTTTCACCTACTATGTATGGTTTATATAAAATGCGTTCAGGCAAACACAAAATCTAGTTTATTTAGAATCAGAAGgtttctgtttatttagtttaacccTCCCATTAttagagagacacacacacaaccccAATTTGACCTAAAGGGCGAGGCCTTCTATTTTAGAGGTTAAACCCAGTTGTTCCGCTGTTAGTTCATATGCCACTTCCTGTATTGACTTCCGTGGTGTTATCTAGTGAAAGGCATATAGGAGGGACCAGAGTTTATGGTTTTATGACTCTGATCTTCAATCTATAACACACTGACACAGTCAAACACACTCCCATCTTGGTACGGCGCTCGGATCGGTGCGAAGTCTGTCTGCCGGTGCGGTTGTGGATTCGTAATAGTCTTTTATTGGATATCGTGTGGATTTGAGACGCGGTAGTTGATCATGTCGACTGGGGTTCAGCTGTTGGGGTTTCTGATGTGTTTGGGGGGCTGGctgctcaccttcatgtcgttgtTGAATGAGTCGTGGCGCAAGTCGACGTTTGCGGAGGACGCCCTCACGTCGATTTGGTACAATATTAACCTGTGGCAGTCGTGCTCCGAGACAACCACTGGCATCAAAAACTGCAAACCGTTTCCGTCCCTGCTTGAACAGCCTGGTAAATGTGCACACACCTCACACACACTAGCTAgagtttgtgtttttcattttgcttAGGAAAAATGGATTTTGGTGATCACGTGACTTGCTAGTTTTGACAATTCTGACATATTTTTCAACAATTTtacaatgacaaaatattatttaaaaggattattattaaagaaaatcttgttgtattttttatttagtagaattcatttgaaatatgtCAGAATTGAAATAATGGTCTAtgtgtatttgaaaaaaaaaaaaaaaagtcacttctgctcacctaggctgtgtttatttgattaaaaatgcagtaaaattgttaaatgttattacagtttaaaacaactgtttactatgtgaatatattttaaaacataatttattcctgtgatcaaagctgaattttcagcatcattactccagtctttagtgtcacatgatccttcagaaatcattctaatatactaatatgctcaagaaacatttcaaattattttaaatgttaaaaacagttgttctgcGCAAAATGTTTGTGAAACTGTGATGCGTTTTTATTggtcaggattctttgattaatagaaatagCTTAATAGaaatgcatttatatgaaatagaagtaaatgtctttactgtcacttttgatcagtttcatttgtttttgctgaataaaagcagtaatttctgaccccaaacttttggtagtgagaaaacaaaatattattatttaaatcagaATAAGTCCAGTACAGCAAACACTGATATATAAGTACTTAATGTAACATAATtcgtttaaattaaaaaagcaatctcagaattaaaataatcagaatttgtatatatttacttatttatttttgcttttgtttttgcttttctgcacataattcatttaaattaaaaaagcaatcttagaattaaaataatcaaaataatcatatatatatatacttttggTTTTGCTTTTGAGGTGTACCATGACCTGGACTTCATAATTTGATACTTTGATATTTACTActatattttagtaaattactgaattaaaaaaacggaaaaaaacgAAATTgaagttaaatatatttacaaaatctcTGAATAActcaaatttaaatgaatataaatgttagattaaacattaaaataattaataattagtaattaataaatgctataattatggaaattatagttaactaaaactttgGATCTAGACTTAATAATATGATACTTTGATAtttacactctcagaaaaaaggtacaaaaggtacacttttttccttttcaacCCCTGAATGGTACATACTTGTActtcaaaagcatttttgtatCTGAAGTTTACATATTCGTACCCCTAACCCTGACCCAGTGacaatttatatttgtttctGAGAGAATATCATGATATTGCTCTCATGGTAATGTTCATTTGATACTAACATAATTGATACTACCATGGTATATGCGCTCTTAGTCTTTTGTAACTTACTGAAGCTCATATGTTTATGATGTGATTGTTTTGTAGGACACATCCAGGCCTGTCGAGCTCTGATGATCATCGCTCTCATTCTGGGTTTACTTGGCGTCATTTTGGCCGTGATGGGACTCAAATGCACTAAACTGGGCAGCACGTCTGAGGAGTCAAAGGGCAAAATCAGCCTTATAGCCGGAATCTTCTACATCCTGTCAGGTCGGTAtaataacacacacactgtgactGAATGATTGAACATGTTCATGCTCACATTCGCCTGTTCTCTCCGTCAGGTCTGTGCGTTATGATTGCGGTGTCGTGGTATGCCGCTCGAGTCGTTCAGGAGTTTTACGATCCTCGCTACCTGGGAACAAGGTGAGTAAAAGACTTATTAAACCTTcagacaaaatataaaaacggTGTGCCTATGTGTTTTTGTTAAGTATCATATTTGATCCATCAGGCTTTTATGGTCCATAGAGTCTGATATAGTGAGAATATGTAGGAAAAACAGCTCAGTTTTATTCAGAGACTCAAAATTCTgatgcttgtaatgtaaatcagtgaaatcctgacgtaaaatgatctaaaaattAGTCGACACACCGGGTTATAGGGTTAAAACACACTTTCAGACACAaagccaaccctgaaacaacatacggCAGTACCAAATTTTGCTGTAAGTTTGATTGCagcatataattcattactattaatagtagggctgtcaaacgattaatcgcgattaatcacattcaaaataaaagtttcagtttgcctaatatatgtgtgtgtactgtgtctaattattatgtataaataaatacacacaaattattgtatatatttaagagaaatatgttatttatgtacaaaatagtttcatttatttattttataaattatataataattataataaatacgtatacttgtaaatatttcttaaatatatacatgaatgtgtttttatttatatatacatacaaattacACAATACACACTCACATTTTTGGCAAActcacacttttattttgtgagttgaaatgacttgtacttttaagttgatttaacttaattttaaggcagcttctaaacttaagtttttaagttgaatctggtgaaaactttttacagtatatagcgcttttcacgatacaaatCGTTGCAAAGCTTGAAAATTCAAGTTaatgtaatcaaaaattaaaatttgaagtttagtcaacatgaaattaaGTTCTGCTACATGAAAATgaggatatttgagttgagaaAACGTAAAACTTTAAGGCAGCATGACCAACTACTTAAAGTCGAAGCAacttttaagttgtttttttacagtgtggccGAGATGTATGGTAAAAATTAGTTTATggcgtaatcaaacagacaatgaTACAAAATAAGAGTTTGAGTTTGCCAAAAATGTATGTGTGCAGTTGATGTACTatcaaaaaacaactttaaaaagtgttcatgctgccttaaaattttaagtttagtcaacatgaaatgttaagttctaCTACATGAAAACgaggatatttgagttgaataaacttaattttaaggcagcatgacCACAAAGTCAAAACAacttttaagtaatttttttacagtgtggcagagatgtatggtaaaaATTAGTTTGTggcgtaatcaaacagacaatgaacactattaattagggctgtcaagcgATTGATCGCGAtcaaactcaaaataaaagtttgagtttgccagAAATATgagtgtgtactgtgtgtaattattatgtatatataaataaaaacacatgaatgtatatatttaagaaatatttacaagtatatgtatttattatcatttttatatcatttatataataaatgaaaatattttgtacataaataacatatttctcttaaatatatacaataatttgtgtgtatttatatatacacaataattagacacagtacacacacatatattaggcgaacgcaaacttttattttgaatgcaattaactgcgattaatcgcttgacagccctaattaatggtgttcattgtctgtttgattacgccACAAACTCATttttaccatacatctctgccacactgtaaaaaaacaacttatgTTGTTTTGACTTAAAGTAAGTGgtcatgctgccttaaaatgttaaatttactcaactcaaatatcctcGTTTTCATGTAGtagaacttaacatttcatgttgaccaaacttaaaattttaaggcagcacaaacacttgctttaagttgaaacaactttttgtaattttcGCTATATACTGTAGAAGCGCTATATACTGTAAAAGGTTTTCACAAGTTTccacttaaaaacttaagtttagaagctgcctttaaatttgaagttaaatcaacttaaaagtacaagtaattttaactcattttatttattagagttaaaatgaattttagttttaagttgatttaacttaaaattttaacttaagtttttaagttgaaactggtgaaaacattttacagtgtacaataaACTAAGCAGCTTGGAGTATCATGTGAATACCATTATTAATGATTAACCATGCTCACATAATGATGTTTTAGGTATGAACTGGGCGTCGGTCTGTATCTGGGATGGGCGGCGGGAGCTCTGGCTATTCTGGGCGGAGGAATCCTTTGCACTTCCTTCAAGAGTTCAGGATCTGCAAAATCACGGTGAATCTTTTTCCAGAGACGGATCACAACTATAAATCTCATCTGTGCCAAACTGAAGTCATGACTTTCTTTATTCTCTCTCTCAGTAACTACAACTACACCGCTTCACAGCCGCAGAAGATCTACAAATCACCGCCGTCAGAAAACAGCGCTTCCAAAGCTTACGTCTGAGTGTcttattttgacttttcatttttttttttttttttttttacattgatgTGTATTTTTTAGTACTTGCATTTTAGAAGTCAATGAATtgagcttcttttttttttaacttacttTGCATGATTCATCAGTGTTGATTTCACAAGGagttcattattttaaaatcttgcattATATAAAAAGATTTCAGTTTTCAAGTTTCAAACAGTAGATCCTGGCAGTGTTTCAGCTGGAAATCGGATTGTCGAAACCCCACTGCGGGCTATCATTCAGCTTTGACTCAATGATATGAAACACTCAATTTACACTTGGGTTATTATAGTAAACTAAAAccttttgttacttgaaataaaatactttaactgaaattaaaaaaagcacataattaataaaacccaaaaaaatgacaaaaacacacaacaaaatgactaaaacaaacaaacaaaaaacaccatcaaattaatttccctactgtacttttttcccccactgAATCTCATGTTTCATGTTGACCTTAATACTTTTATGTCTTTATATGgataattttagtttgttatataaatgttacattgtcTGTTTTGGTGTTTTGAAAAGCTCATTGTTTTCCAAAATTGCTAGTATGtgtattttgtcattgtttctGTGAATAAAACAATTCTGTGAAGTTTCGCAAGTGTgcaaactgtattttttgttatcaGCCAAACCTCAGaggtttctttcttttcatttttaattatgttgagGATTGAAAATAGTGTAGGCGTATGCTGAACTTGTAAAGACATGGTTGATTCTTTTCAACAATAAACCTGTTAAAAATTTACTTTGTCTCCTTAACGTAAAATACACTTCTCTGGATTATactactttatatatatatacatatatatatatatatatatatatatatatatattatatatatatatatttaattattcaaataacaGGCACAATTGTCTTGTTTATGATACAGGTTTATTGGAGGttaacagtaaaattaaaattcctAATCTATTTGGAAAATAATACATACACaaagtaaaatatttgataATGACACTACttttcaagatttttaatgttttcttttttttttttttttttatagaagactcttttgcttaccaagcctgaatttatttaatccaaagtacagcaaaagctgtaaaattttgaaatatttttactgtttaaaatagctgttttcttttttattatatttaaaaatgtaatttatacctttgatttcaaagctgaatttcagcatcattactccagtcttcagtgtcacatgatccttcagaaatcattctaatatgctgatttgctgctcaaaaacatttaatattattattagtagtagtagtattagtattattttattgaaaaatttgttgagaattttttcaggtttctttgataaaagaaagtttagaagaacagtatttatctgaaataaaaatcttg
Proteins encoded in this region:
- the cldn15lb gene encoding claudin 15-like b isoform X1 encodes the protein MASTVLQLVGLFLGIVGWCLESSSTNSAVWKKASHGDAVVTASSRFEGLWLSCASTSLGSVQCQKFKTILGLPGHIQACRALMIIALILGLLGVILAVMGLKCTKLGSTSEESKGKISLIAGIFYILSGLCVMIAVSWYAARVVQEFYDPRYLGTRYELGVGLYLGWAAGALAILGGGILCTSFKSSGSAKSRNYNYTASQPQKIYKSPPSENSASKAYV
- the cldn15lb gene encoding claudin 15-like b isoform X2, with translation MSTGVQLLGFLMCLGGWLLTFMSLLNESWRKSTFAEDALTSIWYNINLWQSCSETTTGIKNCKPFPSLLEQPGHIQACRALMIIALILGLLGVILAVMGLKCTKLGSTSEESKGKISLIAGIFYILSGLCVMIAVSWYAARVVQEFYDPRYLGTRYELGVGLYLGWAAGALAILGGGILCTSFKSSGSAKSRNYNYTASQPQKIYKSPPSENSASKAYV